The DNA segment AATTGCAAATGTTCGAAAAAATTCAACAGCGGCTCTCAGCGGGATACAAAAAGACGATGTTTTGGTTAACATAAATGGAGTTCCTGCCCACAAATATTCGTTGGAAAAAATCAATTCAATTTTAAAATCGGAAGAAGAAAGATGGATTACTTTAGAAGTCGAAAGAAATGGGCAACTTCTTAAAATCAAATTTCAATTATTGAACGTGTTGTAAAAAAATACAGAATAAAAATTTTTTTGGACAGTTGTTTGAATTAAAGTATTAATTTTAACAAAAAATTATATTAATTTATGGATAGAAAATACTACGTTTTAAATATATTTTTTCTTCTTTTATTTTTAATTCCAACTAAAAATTTGGGGCAATGTGCTGGCAATGATGCTGATTTTGAGGTGTGTAATATTCCCGATCCCGGCAGCCAATCAATAGCATTGTATCCTTTGTTGGGAGTTACTGCAACCCCTGGCGGTATTTGGACAGATGATTATTTGTCGGGAGGATTGAATGTCGCAACTGGGATTTTAAACGTCCAGAAAATACTTAGAAGTGGAGTTTATAAATATACTTATACGGTTTCAGGCGTTTCAGGTTGTGCCGACACTTCGTCAACGATAACAGTTATAGTAGGTGGATATTCGGGTGTTACCGGGCCGAATGCATCTGTGTGTAGCGATGACCGTGCTTTTAATCTCTTTCAAGTTTTTAATGGCAGTAATTTAAGTCCACAATCCAATGGCAGTTGGTATAATGATACGCTGGGTATTCCTGTCTCCAGCGTGATTGATGCTGCAACCTTAGAATTGGGAAAAACATATCAATTTACTTATTCTATTCCAGCAATTGGATCTTGTCCAGCGGTTTCCTCAACAGCATTTGTTTCCGTTTTTAGAGCTGCACAACCTGGTATTCCTTCCAGATTGTTGTTATGCGACAGTGATGATTTGTCGGTATATTCCAATCTTGATTTGAATAGCCAACTTGGGGGCGAAGATGCAGGGGGAACTTGGACTGATAATAATGGGACTGGACAAATTACTTTTTTAGATGATCATTTTATTGATGTTAAAAAAATCAATGATACTTATGGTGCCGGATTATATACTTTTACCTATACCGTTTTGCCAAATAACCCTATTTGTGATAAAAAATCGGCTACCGTAAGAATTAAAATCGAGAAGAGACTTGATTTTACCGGTGCTACTTTGGTAGTGAATTCAGATATATGCGAGTCCGAAATTCCAACGGCAACTTATTCGGCTGTACTCAAAAAAGGACCGGCGGTTATTCCGAATGGGCTGTATTATGTGACTTATAATGTATCAGGATCAGCAGGAGAAACAAAAACGGAATTGTTGACTTTTAATAATGGCGTTTTAAATTTTTCGGTGGCTTCGAAATATTTTAAACAAGTTGGAGATTTTACCGTTGAGATTTTAGATATTACGGCTTTTGAAAGTGAAGGTGCTTGTCATAATATTATAAACAATTTGTATGATGTTTTGCACGTATATCCAATCCCTGTTTTAGATGGAGCAAAATTAACAATCAATCCAGTATGTCAAAACAATAGTGCTTTAGTCCAAATTTCAGATGCTGCTCTTTTAGCAGACGGTACTTATGACATCGTTTATAATTTGACAGTTTCTAACATTGCAACTGCCCAAACAGTCCGGATAACAGTGGTTGGAGGCGTTTCCAGTTTTACCATTTCGTCAAATTTTATTGTAAATGACGGAAATACGGTGGTTACCATTTCAAAAATAACGAATGCAATTACCAAATGTACCAATACGGCAAATAGTAGCGGAACAATGCTGGTAAATCCTTTGCCTGATGCCACAAATTTAAAAATTGTGGTAGACGATAATTGTTTGAATAAGCCGTTTTCGGTTGCGCTTTCAGGTTTGGGAACTTTGACAAATAGTACTATTGGCTACACTTTGTCGGGGGCTAATGTGGCAACGCAAACAGTCTCGTTAGTTGTTAGTGGCGGAAATGCAAACTTTATTATTCCTTCCAATTTACTGACGCAAACTGGTTCCACAAACATTGCCATAACAAATTTGTTAAACGATGACACGACTTGTGGTATCATAATTAGTAATTTGTCGGATGTTTTTTTAATAAATCCCATTCCAAATGCACCAATAGCAACAAGTATTCAAAAGTTTTGTGAAACTGATGCAGCCACAATTGCTAATTTAACTCCAATTGGCCCACAATATCAATGGTTTGATTCGGCAACAGCCACAACGCCTCTTGCCACTTCCGCCGTATTGGTTTCGGGAAATTATTATGTTCGGGAAAAACCGCTAACCAACTCGTGTCTTTCGGCATCGACAATGGTTGCCGTTACAATAAATGTTCTGCCAGAACCTACATTAAATCAAGATGGGCAAATTTTTTGTGGAATCAACCAGCCAAAGATTTCAGATTTATCAGCGAACACCAATGTTCCCGCTTCGATAGTTTGGTATGATGCAGCAACCAACGGAAACGTTTTGATCGGCACAACGTTGTTGAAGGATAAAATAACATATTATGGATTTGATTTCTCAACCGTCACTGGTTGTTTTTCGAAAAATCATCTTGCCGTAACCGTTTCGCTCACTGATTGTACGACTTCGCAATATGATTTCTTTATCCCTGACGGATTTTCTCCCAATGGAGATGGCGTGAATGACTATTTCACAATTCCACAAATTGAGTTTTTATACCCAGATTACACGCTTGAAATTTATAATAGATACGGAAACATAATGTTTAAAGGCAACAAAAGCAAACCCAATTGGGACGGAAAAAATGCTGAATCAGCTGGTTTTGGTGATGCAATGGCGCCAAACGGAGTCTATTTTTATATTGTCAATTTCAATAAAGACAATAAGTCGCCTCAACAAGGTCGTCTTTATTTGAATCGATAATTTCTTCACTTTTAATATAATTTTAAATGAAAAAAATAATATTTCTCCTAAGTTTTTTCTGTTGTTTCATTGACGTATCTGCGCAGCAAGATCCTGAATACACGCATTATATGTATAATATGAGCGTGGTAAATCCAGCTTATGCCTTAGGAACAGCAGCTATGTTGAACACGGGAGCTTTGTATAGAACACAATGGGTTGGAGCGGTTGGTTCTCCTAAGACCTTTACTTTTTTCGGACATACTGCCCTGAGTAATAAAATTGAGGTTGGTTTGTCATTAATTTCAGATGATATTGGTGATGGTGCCAAAAAGGAAAATAATTTCTATGCTGATTTTGCTTATATTCTTGAACTGGGCGGCAAAAATAAATTGTCATTTGGGATGAAAGCAGGATTTACTTCATTGCAGGCTAATTTTAACGGATTCCGTTTTGAAAGTGGTGACGTGACAACCGATTTGGCATTTTCTGAAAATATCAATACCACCAAACCTAATATTGGTGTGGGAGCTTACTATTTTGCCGATAAATATTATGTGGGTTTGTCGGTGCCGAACTTGATTAATTCCAAACATATCGAAGAAAAAGCAGGAATTAGCACTTACGGTTCCGAAGAAATTCACGCTTTTTTGACTGCCGGTTATGTTTTTCAAATCAATGATTCATTCAAGTTGAAACCTGCTTTTATGTCAAAATTTGTAAAAGGATCGCCCGTTTCGTTTGATGTTTCGGCTAATGTTTTGTACAACAACAAGTTCGAATTGGGAATTGCTTATCGATTGGATGATGCTTTTAGTGCTTTGATGAATGTAAATGTCACACCAAATTTGCGAGTGGGTTATGCATACGATTACACGACTTCCAATCTCGGCCAGTTCAATTCCGGAACGCACGAAATACTATTGCTTTTTGATTTGGATTTATTAGGAAAAGGATATGATAAATCACCAAGATTCTTCTAAAATGAAAAATATGAAAAAATTACTCGTTATTATATTCGTATTTTCAATACAGTTTATAAATGCCCAAGACCAAGAATTGGAAAGAGCAAAACGCTTTTTTGACAGAACCTATTACACAGAATCCATTCCCTTGTATGAAAAAATAGTTTCCGAAAAACCCTCTGCTGAAGCGGTCAGGAATTTGGCGGATAGTTATTATTATACCAATGATTTAAAAAAAGCACAGCGTTATTATCGTCTTTTGATCAAAAGTTACAATCAGGATTTGGACAGGAATTACTATTTCAAATTTGCGCAAACTTTAAAAGCGACCAATTCCCATGAAGAAGCCAATGCCGCTTTGAAAGAATATTATTCAAAATCGACCAATGCCCAGGATTTAATCAACTTTGAAAGCGATACTAAAACGTTGGAAAATGTTTCCGCAATAGGTAACCGATTCGAAATTAAAAACATAGCTTTCAATACCGAAAATTCAGAGTTTGGAGCCGTAAAACACAACGATAGTCTGGTTTTTGCTTCCGTGAAAAAGAAAGCGGGATTATTTGACAAAGTTTATAAATGGGATAACGAAACCTATTTGAACCTGGTTTCAGTGCCAATGAAAAATATAAATTCAAAGGATTCCATTAAATATTATTTCCCCAAAGAATTAAAAACCTCGATGCACGAATCGAATGTTATTTTCACGAAAGACGGAAAGACCATTTATTTCACGCGAAATAATTTTAAAAACGGTAGAAGAGGCAAGAACGAAGAAAAAATCTCCAATCTTCAAATTTTTAAAGCCGAATTGGTCAACGGAAAATGGACGAACGAAACTTCATTGCCGTTCAATAGCGACAATTATTCAGTAGAACATCCTGCCTTGAGCAGCGATGAAAAAACATTGTATTTTGCTTCCGATATGCCGGGAACATTAGGCTCGTTGGATATTTTTTCGGTGGCGGTAAATGAAGGCGCTTTCGGAACTCCCCAAAATTTAGGAGCTGGAATAAACACCGATAAAAGAGAGCAATTTCCATTTGTTTCTAAAGACAACAAACTTTATTTCGCTTCCGACGGACATTTAGGATATGGTTCGCTGGATGTTTTTGTGTCCGAAATGGAAAATGGAACATACAACAAAGCGAATAATGTCGGATTGCCAATAAATTCGAATTTGGATGATTTTGCATTTAATATCGATTCCGACACTAAAGAAGGTTATTTTTCTTCGAACAGGGCAGGAGGAAAAGGCAGTGACGATATTTATCAACTCAATGAAATCAAAGCTTTACTAATCGAAGATTGCAAGCAGTTTGTTTCTGGAATAATTACCGATGTTGATACAAAATTGCCTTTAGAAAATGCAGTTGTTGCGCTTCAAGATTCGAATAAAAAACAAATTAATT comes from the Flavobacterium limnophilum genome and includes:
- a CDS encoding OmpA family protein, which gives rise to MKKLLVIIFVFSIQFINAQDQELERAKRFFDRTYYTESIPLYEKIVSEKPSAEAVRNLADSYYYTNDLKKAQRYYRLLIKSYNQDLDRNYYFKFAQTLKATNSHEEANAALKEYYSKSTNAQDLINFESDTKTLENVSAIGNRFEIKNIAFNTENSEFGAVKHNDSLVFASVKKKAGLFDKVYKWDNETYLNLVSVPMKNINSKDSIKYYFPKELKTSMHESNVIFTKDGKTIYFTRNNFKNGRRGKNEEKISNLQIFKAELVNGKWTNETSLPFNSDNYSVEHPALSSDEKTLYFASDMPGTLGSLDIFSVAVNEGAFGTPQNLGAGINTDKREQFPFVSKDNKLYFASDGHLGYGSLDVFVSEMENGTYNKANNVGLPINSNLDDFAFNIDSDTKEGYFSSNRAGGKGSDDIYQLNEIKALLIEDCKQFVSGIITDVDTKLPLENAVVALQDSNKKQINSVTTTADGKFNFTVACESSYTVLASKENYSNNSKALVSGKVRDYSNDASMTLKSLEVIKLENKKLEEEKKQQEALALIALKEAETKAKKDAVVQAEIKKKEKVNQILAQEKDVVKDKDRLIIKTDPIYFDYDLWYIRKESKVILNRVFDLMKKYPEMVVEIGSHTDSRGDLKYNAELSGKRAQSTKEYLVESGIDAKRIIAKGYGESVPIIKCKTDESCSEEQHELNRRSEFVIKNL
- a CDS encoding gliding motility-associated C-terminal domain-containing protein; this translates as MDRKYYVLNIFFLLLFLIPTKNLGQCAGNDADFEVCNIPDPGSQSIALYPLLGVTATPGGIWTDDYLSGGLNVATGILNVQKILRSGVYKYTYTVSGVSGCADTSSTITVIVGGYSGVTGPNASVCSDDRAFNLFQVFNGSNLSPQSNGSWYNDTLGIPVSSVIDAATLELGKTYQFTYSIPAIGSCPAVSSTAFVSVFRAAQPGIPSRLLLCDSDDLSVYSNLDLNSQLGGEDAGGTWTDNNGTGQITFLDDHFIDVKKINDTYGAGLYTFTYTVLPNNPICDKKSATVRIKIEKRLDFTGATLVVNSDICESEIPTATYSAVLKKGPAVIPNGLYYVTYNVSGSAGETKTELLTFNNGVLNFSVASKYFKQVGDFTVEILDITAFESEGACHNIINNLYDVLHVYPIPVLDGAKLTINPVCQNNSALVQISDAALLADGTYDIVYNLTVSNIATAQTVRITVVGGVSSFTISSNFIVNDGNTVVTISKITNAITKCTNTANSSGTMLVNPLPDATNLKIVVDDNCLNKPFSVALSGLGTLTNSTIGYTLSGANVATQTVSLVVSGGNANFIIPSNLLTQTGSTNIAITNLLNDDTTCGIIISNLSDVFLINPIPNAPIATSIQKFCETDAATIANLTPIGPQYQWFDSATATTPLATSAVLVSGNYYVREKPLTNSCLSASTMVAVTINVLPEPTLNQDGQIFCGINQPKISDLSANTNVPASIVWYDAATNGNVLIGTTLLKDKITYYGFDFSTVTGCFSKNHLAVTVSLTDCTTSQYDFFIPDGFSPNGDGVNDYFTIPQIEFLYPDYTLEIYNRYGNIMFKGNKSKPNWDGKNAESAGFGDAMAPNGVYFYIVNFNKDNKSPQQGRLYLNR
- a CDS encoding PorP/SprF family type IX secretion system membrane protein → MKKIIFLLSFFCCFIDVSAQQDPEYTHYMYNMSVVNPAYALGTAAMLNTGALYRTQWVGAVGSPKTFTFFGHTALSNKIEVGLSLISDDIGDGAKKENNFYADFAYILELGGKNKLSFGMKAGFTSLQANFNGFRFESGDVTTDLAFSENINTTKPNIGVGAYYFADKYYVGLSVPNLINSKHIEEKAGISTYGSEEIHAFLTAGYVFQINDSFKLKPAFMSKFVKGSPVSFDVSANVLYNNKFELGIAYRLDDAFSALMNVNVTPNLRVGYAYDYTTSNLGQFNSGTHEILLLFDLDLLGKGYDKSPRFF